In a single window of the Chlamydiales bacterium genome:
- a CDS encoding DNA starvation/stationary phase protection protein, with amino-acid sequence MKPEIGLKAKEMKAACRDLTHLLADEFVLYTKTRKFHWNVTGISFNDLHKFFEAQYDDLAKFVDDVAERIRQLGEFAIGTFAEFLEHTCLKEHAGKNPDAKGMLKELLSDHESIIRDIRQYIKKASDVHEDEGTANFLTDLLEKHEKMAWMLRSFLS; translated from the coding sequence ATGAAACCAGAAATTGGACTTAAAGCAAAAGAGATGAAAGCTGCTTGCAGGGATCTTACACATCTTTTAGCAGATGAGTTTGTTTTATACACAAAAACAAGAAAGTTTCATTGGAATGTAACTGGTATTTCTTTTAATGACCTTCATAAGTTCTTTGAAGCTCAGTATGATGACCTTGCAAAGTTTGTTGATGACGTAGCTGAACGGATTAGACAGCTTGGCGAATTTGCAATTGGCACTTTTGCAGAGTTTTTGGAGCATACCTGCCTAAAAGAGCATGCAGGAAAGAATCCAGATGCAAAAGGCATGCTTAAAGAGCTTTTAAGCGATCATGAAAGCATTATCAGAGACATACGTCAATACATAAAAAAAGCAAGCGATGTACATGAAGATGAGGGAACTGCTAATTTTCTTACCGATTTACTAGAAAAGCATGAAAAGATGGCCTGGATGCTGCGTTCTTTTTTATCTTAA